The Bacillus sp. NEB1478 genome contains the following window.
TGAAAAAATATAAAGATTCCACTCATCATTTTGATAAGTTTCCTCAGTACTTCGAGCAATATATTCCGATGATGAACAAAGCGATGAGCCAGATGTTTACGGTAGATGGCACGTCCAAATGGGAAAAGCAGAAAAAGATTTGGCGCGATGTTGGCTCAGCAGGGGAGAAATTTAAATTGGCTCGTGATGCATACCGGGCTTGGAAGGTGATGAAGTAAATGAGCGAAAAGAAGTGTCAAACCATCGAAGAGAAGCAGTACCTCGTTCGTTTTAACGCAGACACGAAATCACATCTCACCGTGATGGATGCCGACGTTTGTTTGAATCACTGTCCAGATAAAATCTGTACGATTTTCTGCCCGGCAGAAGTGTATAAATGGGAAGAAATCCGGATGCATGTCGGGTACGAGGGCTGCCACGAATGCGGAAGTTGCCGAATCGGCTGCCCACACCAGAACATCAAGTGGGAATACCCAAAAGGCGGTCACGGAATCGTCTTCAGGTTGGGGTAAGCGTGGAAAATATAAAAAGAGGGCTCGAAATGATCGGGCCTTCTTTTATATTCATTTCTTATTTAGAGTAACAATCGCTCCATAGATAAATTGAAAGCATCCCATTCCGATCATGAACGGATAGGAGATTTGTGCAGAAGTATACATGTTTATTAAATACGTCAATTGAAGTACAGCTAGGAAAGAAATAGGAAAGGCAAGCCAAAATAATTTTACTTTAGTTTTAATAAAACTGACGATGAGAAAAAAAGTGATAAAAAGAAAAGAAAATAAGAGCCATTCAGTGAGAGGAAATAGTGGAATGGTGATGAGACATAGTACAATAGCAACAATTAAAAGATGTTTTAGTTTAAGCCTCAACTTGATCCCTCCACATACACTTTTATAATTGTTACCCGTTTTATGGAGAAAAGCAAACAGTAGGAGGCTCGTAACGCTCGAGGCAGCTTATTTTTAGGAATATTATAAGCAGTTTTGAACAAAACTGGTCCTTTGAAAGAGGTTTTTAAGTCTCATCATACATAATTCCAAAATTTTGTTTGTTAATCTCACAGTTATTTTGACTTATTCCACACTTTTTAAATGGATTCCCAGAGAAATGGACTAAATAGCCACGAACGCTTTCTTTTGGCAAAATTCGCGGAACAAAAAAGCACGGTCCACTTTTAAGCAACCGTGCATTTTTTATATGCTTTTTATTAAACATACGTAACGCCCAATTCATACATTTTCTTTAGGGCTTCATACGTTGCGCTGTAGTATAAACTCGCTTGCTTATATTTTTGATTGTTCTCAAAATATTTTCCGATTATAGGATAATACTGAGCTAAAAATAGCCATTCGTTTCTTTGTTCGAAGTAAGGAATCAGCTCATTTATCATAAATTTGATTTTTACCTCGTGGAGATCGCGGTAAGTAAATACATGCTTGAAATACATAAAGTGAAGTTCAAATCCTTGGAAGACAGGATTTCCTTTAACCAGTTCCAAGGCTGTATTTACCAGTGCTAAACCTTCATTAGGGCGATCAATTTTTTCATATTCTTTCATTAATGTATACATGGTTGTTAATTGAAAAGACACCGGCTGTTTTTTCTTTGCTTTAAGACTCTGAAAATAGAATTCAATTGCTTTATCTGATTCACCTTTATGTGTGGCGATACTCCCTAAATTTTGATAGATTGCCCCTCTGAGCACATCATCGTTAAAAGTGTTCGCGATAGTTTCAGCAAGCAATAAATGTTTAGTCGATTCGTCAAAATTTTTTATTCGCAGATGGATAATGGCAAGTATAATCCTACAATCAGCACATCTTTTAAAAGAATAAGTTTTCTCAAAAATCTCTAAAGCCCGTTTTGTATACTCCAATGCGACGATATTTTTATATAACTGATTGGCTGATAAAGCGATCAGATAAAACAAATACCCTTTTTCCCATTCCAGAAAACGATTGTTATCTAGCCGCTGTTCAGCCTTCAAGAAATAATTGAAGGACTCTTCAAACTCCTTTAAATAATAGCTATGCAATCCTCTGGCAAGCAAATAATAGAATGCTTTTTCGCCTTTAATCATATGATCTATGTAAGCTGCTTCATTTAATAAAACTTGAACCGTCAAAGTTTCTTGAGAAGTCATCAGGATATAAATACTTTTAAAAATTTTAGTCAATATTTCTTCCTCTACGGATTCTGAGGGTGTTTCTAAAAATGTATGAAACTTCAGGTCGGCAGCTTGATAATCTCTCTGATAAAGCAAATAGAAAAGATCAACATACTTTGAAAGGACTTCGTTTTCATTGATAGAATCAAGTTTGATTTCCAATCGCTCGGCTAGATGCTGCTTGATTTTTTCTGATGGCTCGGTTACGCTGTTTTCAATTTTGCTTAGATAGGGAATGGAACAGATCCCGGCGGCCAACTCTTGCTGGGATAAGTTTTTGATTCTTCGGAAGTATCGAATCTTTTCTCCTAGATTCATATTCTTTTACCCCATTCCTTTTCTTTTATATAGTAAAAATTATACAAACAGCCCCATGTAGCTGTTTGTAAATATTCATCACACATACGTAACGCCCAATTCATGCATCTTTCTAATGGCTTTAATAGCTAAGGAGTAATACATACTTGCTTGTTTGTATTTCTGATTGTCTTCAAAATATTTTCCAAGTACAGGATAATACTCCGCCAAAAAAATCCACTCGTTCCTTTGCTCGAAGTAAGGGATAAGCTCATTCACCATAAAATGAATAGTGGATTCGTTATGCTCTCCATATGTAAATAACTGTTTATGATAGAGAAAGTGAAGTTTATATCCTCGGTAAATTGGGTCAGCAGAAACTGGATCCAGCCAGGTTTCAATGAGTTCCAAACCCATTTTAGGCTTATTTGTCTCCTGGTATTCTCTTATCAATGTATGAATCGTCACTATTTTTGCAGCTAAAGGCACTTTCTCTTTTGCCTGAAGGCTTTGGGAAAAGAGTTCAATGGCTTTTTCATGCTCTCCTTTATATGTGGCGATTCTACCTAAGTTATGATAAATAATCCCTTTTAATGGCATGTCATTAAATGTATTTGCAATGGCCTCAGCAAGTAATAATTGTTTTGTAGATTCATCGAAATTTTTAACCCTCAGATTACTAATAGCAAGTACAATCCTGCAATCGGCACATCTCTTGAAAAAGTAGTTTTTCTCAAATATAGCCAGAGCTTGTTGTTTGATATAATCTAAAGCCAGGATGTTTTTATACAGCTCATTTGCTGTGACACCAATTACGTATAACAAATAAGCCTGTTCCCATTCTTGAAACCGATTTTTCTTTAATTGTTTTTCGGCAGTTAAAAAGTGTTGAAGAGCTTCCTCTAAATGATTTAGAAATAAG
Protein-coding sequences here:
- a CDS encoding ferredoxin family protein gives rise to the protein MSEKKCQTIEEKQYLVRFNADTKSHLTVMDADVCLNHCPDKICTIFCPAEVYKWEEIRMHVGYEGCHECGSCRIGCPHQNIKWEYPKGGHGIVFRLG
- a CDS encoding helix-turn-helix transcriptional regulator yields the protein MNLGEKIRYFRRIKNLSQQELAAGICSIPYLSKIENSVTEPSEKIKQHLAERLEIKLDSINENEVLSKYVDLFYLLYQRDYQAADLKFHTFLETPSESVEEEILTKIFKSIYILMTSQETLTVQVLLNEAAYIDHMIKGEKAFYYLLARGLHSYYLKEFEESFNYFLKAEQRLDNNRFLEWEKGYLFYLIALSANQLYKNIVALEYTKRALEIFEKTYSFKRCADCRIILAIIHLRIKNFDESTKHLLLAETIANTFNDDVLRGAIYQNLGSIATHKGESDKAIEFYFQSLKAKKKQPVSFQLTTMYTLMKEYEKIDRPNEGLALVNTALELVKGNPVFQGFELHFMYFKHVFTYRDLHEVKIKFMINELIPYFEQRNEWLFLAQYYPIIGKYFENNQKYKQASLYYSATYEALKKMYELGVTYV
- a CDS encoding helix-turn-helix domain-containing protein; the encoded protein is MNLGEKIRYFRRIKNLSQQELAAGICSIPYLSKIENGVTQPSEEIKQNLAARLEIKLDSINETEVLSNYVDLFYSLYQRDFPSADEKLKTLTASHSQSFDEEILHKIFKSLYLLFVRGDIRIVKGLLKEVSYIDSVMNGEKAFYYFIAKGLLSLFLNHLEEALQHFLTAEKQLKKNRFQEWEQAYLLYVIGVTANELYKNILALDYIKQQALAIFEKNYFFKRCADCRIVLAISNLRVKNFDESTKQLLLAEAIANTFNDMPLKGIIYHNLGRIATYKGEHEKAIELFSQSLQAKEKVPLAAKIVTIHTLIREYQETNKPKMGLELIETWLDPVSADPIYRGYKLHFLYHKQLFTYGEHNESTIHFMVNELIPYFEQRNEWIFLAEYYPVLGKYFEDNQKYKQASMYYSLAIKAIRKMHELGVTYV